From the Vigna radiata var. radiata cultivar VC1973A unplaced genomic scaffold, Vradiata_ver6 scaffold_222, whole genome shotgun sequence genome, one window contains:
- the LOC106753351 gene encoding cationic amino acid transporter 8, vacuolar-like, which yields MVATMAKETKKPSRDIPIGLVGSMSMITIGMSWAKYLVSICALKGMTTSLLVGSMGQARYTTRIVRSHMIPPFFALVHPKIGTHMNATLLTTLCSSIIALFSSLDVLSSVFSISTLFIFMLMVVVLLVRSYYSWESNGKSELARILICLFVIVGSSDVRAALWHSRILGWIDYTVACGLCLVLGTLGMSLLPKQRAPKVWGVPLVPWLPSLFVSTNLLL from the exons ATGGTGGCGACGATGGCTAAAGAGACGAAGAAGCCTTCGAGGGACATTCCTATTGGTTTGGTTGGGTCAATGAGCATGATTACG ATTGGGATGAGTTGGGCTAAGTACCTTGTGAGCATTTGTGCGTTGAAGGGGATGACTACAAGCTTGCTTGTTGGGTCCATGGGTCAAGCTAGGTACACCACTCGGATTGTAAGGTCGCACATGATCCCACCTTTCTTCGCCCTCGTTCACCCCAAAATAGGAACCCATATGAATGCCACTCTCTTGACAACTCTTTGTAGCTCTATCATCGCTCTTTTCTCTAGCTTGGATGTTCTCTCTAGTGTTTTCTCCATCAGCACGCTCTTCATTTTCATGCTTATGGTTGTTGTGTTGCTTGTGAGGAGTTACTATTCCTGGGAGAGCAATGGCAAGAGTGAGTTAGCGAGAATTCTGATTTGCTTGTTTGTGATTGTTGGTTCTTCTGATGTTAGGGCTGCGCTTTGGCATTCACGGATACTCGGTTGGATCGATTACACAGTTGCTTGCGGCTTGTGTTTGGTTTTGGGAACTTTGGGTATGAGTTTGCTTCCCAAGCAGAGAGCTCCGAAGGTCTGGGGGGTTCCCTTGGTTCCCTGGCTCCCCTCCTTGTTCGTTTCCACCAACCTTTTGTtgtaa
- the LOC106753364 gene encoding cyclin-D1-1: MTKAEPPAALLMSVSCISDYDLLCADESSGILSGDSPECSSDVESTSPPPSPLPSSEDYSIASFIEHERNFVPGFDYLSRYQSRSLDADAREESVAWILKVHAYYGFQPLTAYLAVNYMDRFMDSRQLPQTNGWPLQLLSVACLSLAAKMEEPLVPSLLDLQIEGAKYLFEPRTIRKMELLVLGVLDWRLRSVTPLCFLAFFACKIDSTGAFTGFLISRATEIIVANIQEAGFLAYRPSCIAAAAILSAAKEIPNWAVLKPEHAESWCEGLRKEKIIGCYQLMQELVVNSNRRKLPLVLPQLRVTTRTRMRSSVSSFSSSSSSSSFSLSCKRRKLNNCLWVDDKNSE, translated from the exons ATGACGAAGGCGGAACCACCGGCAGCACTCCTCATGTCGGTTTCCTGCATCTCCGACTACGACCTCCTCTGCGCCGACGAAAGCTCCGGCATCCTCTCCGGAGATTCGCCGGAATGCTCGTCCGATGTAGAATCCACTTCCCCGCCGCCGTCGCCGCTACCTTCCTCGGAAGACTATTCGATCGCTAGTTTCATCGAACACGAGCGCAACTTTGTCCCCGGATTCGACTACCTCTCCAGGTACCAATCTCGCTCCCTCGACGCCGACGCCAGAGAGGAATCCGTTGCATGGATTCTCAAG GTACATGCGTATTATGGCTTCCAACCTTTAACGGCGTACCTTGCCGTCAACTATATGGATCGGTTTATGGATTCTCGCCAGTTACCG CAAACAAATGGGTGGCCTCTGCAACTTCTATCTGTTGCATGTTTGTCTTTGGCAGCAAAGATGGAGGAACCTCTGGTTCCTTCTCTCTTGGACCTTCAG ATAGAAGGTGCAAAGTACTTATTTGAGCCGAGAACAATTCGTAAGATGGAGCTACTTGTTCTGGGTGTCTTGGATTGGAGGCTAAGATCAGTAACCCCACTTTGTTTTCTCGCTTTCTTTGCGTGCAAAATAGATTCAACAGGAGCTTTTACTGGGTTCCTCATTTCCCGGGCCACAGAAATCATCGTGGCTAATATACAAG AGGCTGGCTTTCTTGCTTACAGGCCATCATGCATTGCTGCCGCAGCCATACTTTCCGCGGCTAAGGAAATTCCTAATTGGGCTGTCCTTAAGCCTGAGCATGCTGAGTCATGGTGCGAGGGACTAAGAAAA GAAAAAATTATTGGGTGCTACCAGTTGATGCAAGAACTTGTGGTTAACAGTAACCGCAGAAAACTCCCTTTGGTGTTGCCGCAGTTGCGAGTAACAACTCGGACTCGAATGAGGTCAAGTGTCTCATCATTCTCATCGTCATCCTCTTCATCCTCTTTCTCCTTGTCTTGTAAGAGGAGGAAATTAAATAACTGTTTGTGGGTAGATGACAAAAACTCCGAGTGA